A section of the Deltaproteobacteria bacterium genome encodes:
- a CDS encoding carboxylate-amine ligase: MIDGQFTLGVEEEYQIVHPESRDLRSYVSRLIEDGKSVLRERVRPEMHQSMVEVGTTICKDVGAVRSELCEMRGELDKLARKGGLRIMAASTHPFADWKQQDITDHARYHNIVHDMQDMARANLIFGLHVHVGIKEKQVALAMANQIRYFLPHLLALTCSSPFWMGRNTGLKSMRCQIFKRFPRTGIPDEFESVEQLERFVNTLIKTGCMDNGKKLWWDVRPHYLFDTVEVRICDMPTNMDHTIAVVALIQALMAKLYLMYRRNTAWRTYARALIDENKWRAIRYGTEAKMIDFGIQEEKPFAGLIDELIDFVKEATDIFGTGKHMEVIREIARGGTSAHRQIEVYEKSNNDIRAVCDWLMAETMRGI; this comes from the coding sequence ATGATCGACGGACAGTTCACGCTCGGCGTCGAGGAGGAGTACCAGATCGTCCACCCCGAGAGCCGCGACCTGCGCAGCTACGTGTCGCGGCTCATCGAGGACGGCAAGAGCGTGCTCCGCGAGCGCGTGCGCCCGGAGATGCACCAGTCCATGGTCGAAGTGGGGACCACGATTTGTAAGGACGTGGGCGCGGTGCGCAGCGAGCTCTGCGAGATGCGCGGCGAGCTCGACAAGCTCGCGCGCAAGGGCGGCCTGCGCATCATGGCCGCTTCCACGCACCCCTTCGCCGACTGGAAGCAGCAGGACATCACCGACCACGCGCGGTACCACAACATCGTCCACGACATGCAGGACATGGCGCGCGCGAACCTCATCTTCGGTCTGCACGTGCACGTAGGCATCAAGGAGAAGCAGGTGGCGTTGGCCATGGCCAACCAGATCCGCTACTTCCTGCCGCACCTGCTCGCGCTGACGTGCAGCTCGCCGTTCTGGATGGGCCGAAACACCGGCCTCAAGAGCATGCGCTGCCAGATCTTCAAGCGCTTCCCGCGCACGGGCATCCCCGACGAGTTCGAGAGCGTGGAGCAGCTCGAGCGCTTCGTGAACACGCTCATCAAGACCGGCTGCATGGACAACGGCAAGAAGCTCTGGTGGGACGTGCGGCCGCACTACCTCTTCGACACCGTGGAAGTGCGCATCTGCGACATGCCCACCAACATGGATCACACGATCGCGGTCGTCGCGTTGATCCAGGCGCTGATGGCCAAGCTCTACCTGATGTACCGGCGCAACACCGCTTGGCGGACGTATGCGCGCGCGCTGATCGACGAGAACAAGTGGCGCGCGATCCGCTACGGCACCGAAGCGAAGATGATCGACTTCGGCATCCAGGAAGAGAAGCCATTTGCCGGGCTGATCGACGAGCTCATCGACTTCGTGAAGGAAGCCACCGACATCTTCGGCACCGGCAAGCACATGGAGGTCATCCGCGAGATTGCCCGCGGGGGCACCAGCGCGCACCGGCAGATCGAGGTGTACGAGAAGTCGAACAACGACATCCGCGCGGTGTGCGACTGGCTTATGGCGGAGACGATGCGCGGGATCTAG
- a CDS encoding S8 family serine peptidase has product MSQNPPHHVDPRGKEPLPIAERLGADERFTGRGIQAAFLDSGFYAHPDLTTPHTRIHAYYDLVGNHSGVELLNEHDASSWHGMMSSVVAAGNGALSGGRFRSLAPDLGLVLVKVGTLQRVHHDDIARGIEWVLLNRARYDIRVLNISCGGDYEASYLDDVMSRFAEAAIRAGIVVIAAVGNNGARPGYIVPPASVPAVISVGGLDDAGDPRLGRVTGYRSSYGPTIDGLQKPEVITLADWLPAPMLPDTPTQKQARFLKRLDKARDNELAQIIADHPGLYPPLDEARERPVYLLRQIIGAALRDGMVIDQHYKMVDGTSFAAPIVTSVVAQMLEANPALTPREVKRVLIQTAKRLPNLDVDRQGWGAVQPGPAVAKALELREKALPARG; this is encoded by the coding sequence ATGAGCCAGAATCCCCCGCACCACGTCGATCCCCGCGGCAAGGAGCCCTTGCCCATCGCCGAGCGCCTCGGCGCCGACGAGCGCTTCACCGGCCGGGGCATCCAGGCCGCCTTCCTCGACTCCGGCTTCTACGCCCACCCGGATCTCACCACGCCGCACACGCGCATCCACGCGTACTACGACCTGGTGGGCAACCACAGCGGCGTGGAGCTGCTCAACGAGCACGACGCCTCCAGCTGGCACGGGATGATGTCCAGCGTGGTGGCCGCGGGGAACGGCGCGCTCTCGGGCGGCCGGTTCCGCTCGCTGGCGCCGGACCTCGGGCTGGTTCTGGTCAAGGTCGGCACGCTGCAGCGCGTGCACCACGACGACATCGCCCGCGGCATCGAGTGGGTGCTCCTGAACCGCGCGCGCTACGACATCCGCGTGCTCAACATCTCCTGCGGCGGCGACTACGAAGCCAGCTACCTCGACGACGTGATGAGCCGCTTCGCCGAGGCCGCCATCCGCGCGGGCATCGTGGTCATCGCCGCGGTGGGAAACAACGGCGCGCGGCCGGGCTACATCGTCCCGCCGGCGAGCGTGCCGGCGGTGATCAGCGTGGGCGGCCTCGACGACGCGGGCGATCCGCGCCTGGGCCGCGTCACCGGCTACCGCAGCTCATACGGCCCCACCATCGACGGCCTGCAGAAGCCCGAGGTGATCACCCTCGCCGACTGGCTGCCGGCGCCGATGCTGCCCGACACGCCGACGCAGAAGCAGGCGCGCTTCCTCAAGCGGCTCGACAAGGCCCGCGACAACGAGCTCGCGCAGATCATCGCCGACCACCCGGGCTTGTACCCGCCCCTCGACGAGGCCCGCGAGCGGCCCGTCTATCTCTTGCGGCAGATCATCGGCGCGGCCCTGCGCGACGGCATGGTCATCGACCAGCACTACAAGATGGTCGACGGCACCAGCTTCGCCGCGCCCATCGTGACCTCGGTGGTGGCCCAGATGCTCGAGGCGAACCCCGCGCTCACGCCGCGCGAGGTGAAGCGCGTGCTCATCCAGACCGCAAAGCGCCTGCCCAACCTCGACGTCGACCGCCAGGGCTGGGGCGCCGTTCAGCCCGGCCCCGCCGTGGCCAAGGCGCTCGAGCTCCGTGAGAAGGCCCTGCCGGCGCGCGGGTAG
- a CDS encoding PilW family protein — translation MSRRQRGFTLIELMIAATIMIVAVVIASSLMVTGATLTRNADQRIETSDDARLAMSDIVKALLGAGHGAGQGVYILGLADSSPQLYMPVFGMDGTTGAGYGLHGSASPLSAAQATDDLWVIGAHPNTLRESCKDPGAAATVTNFGTGAINVICTGSFTAGDTLLLSNMDKAALLSNITISGTTIGYAESSSGISDSPEHGGFQVGDMVYGAQVWHYFVKNDASGVPGLYKSRGVLSGTAPAGTYPNGPYPTVGRPFQDADTGTLVQQFVEDLQVKYALDTSGTGNPANFTWVDGLSPQVTAASGVPVPLRAVRVSVGVRSAGPILDEHSHPVLSTVTQPIMIENHYATQPAPDGYRHVMYTRTIELPNVNPGSL, via the coding sequence ATGAGCCGCCGCCAGCGAGGCTTCACGCTCATCGAGCTGATGATTGCGGCCACCATCATGATCGTGGCGGTGGTCATCGCCTCGTCGCTGATGGTGACCGGTGCGACGTTGACGAGAAACGCCGATCAGCGAATCGAAACCTCCGACGATGCCCGCCTGGCCATGAGCGACATCGTGAAGGCCCTGCTGGGCGCCGGGCACGGCGCAGGGCAGGGGGTCTACATCCTCGGGCTCGCCGACAGCTCGCCACAGCTGTACATGCCTGTCTTCGGCATGGACGGAACCACCGGAGCAGGCTACGGCCTTCATGGCTCGGCCTCTCCCCTGTCGGCAGCCCAGGCCACCGATGACCTGTGGGTCATTGGCGCCCACCCGAATACACTGCGGGAGAGCTGCAAGGACCCCGGAGCGGCCGCAACCGTGACCAACTTCGGCACCGGCGCAATCAACGTCATCTGCACCGGGAGCTTCACCGCCGGCGACACCTTGCTCCTGAGCAACATGGACAAGGCGGCGCTGCTCTCGAACATCACAATCTCCGGAACGACCATCGGGTACGCCGAGTCGTCCAGCGGCATCTCCGATTCACCCGAGCACGGCGGCTTCCAGGTGGGCGACATGGTGTACGGGGCGCAGGTCTGGCACTACTTCGTCAAGAACGACGCGAGCGGCGTGCCCGGCCTGTACAAGTCGCGAGGCGTGCTGAGCGGAACCGCGCCGGCGGGGACCTATCCCAACGGGCCGTACCCAACGGTCGGGCGTCCCTTTCAGGATGCGGACACGGGAACCCTGGTTCAGCAGTTCGTCGAAGATCTTCAGGTCAAGTACGCGCTCGATACTTCGGGGACCGGCAATCCCGCGAACTTCACCTGGGTGGACGGCTTGAGCCCTCAGGTCACGGCCGCGAGCGGCGTTCCCGTGCCCCTGAGAGCGGTCCGGGTGAGCGTGGGCGTTCGCAGCGCGGGCCCCATCCTCGACGAGCACAGCCACCCGGTGCTGAGCACGGTCACCCAGCCGATCATGATTGAGAACCATTACGCCACCCAGCCCGCCCCCGACGGCTACCGCCACGTCATGTACACGCGCACCATTGAGCTGCCGAACGTGAACCCCGGGAGCCTGTGA